Proteins co-encoded in one Actinomadura luteofluorescens genomic window:
- a CDS encoding extracellular solute-binding protein, translating into MKRHLMGVVAAGLTVALGVSGCGKGSSSGGDSDGKTIKFVAAIYDDNTKPYWDALIKDFEAKNSGYKVNLEMVDWTQMDAKVKTYVQTKQVPDVLNYNAFSDFARDGLIYKADEVLSPGTLGDFTPTFVQQAQYNGAQYGLPFISSARLLFYNKALFKKAGISDPPATWDEVRADAEKIKKAGATGYGLPLGPEESQAEFYSWAMNNGGGWVDASGKWAINQKANVDTLAFLKDLNKSGLTQPNPETTDRKTVFNQFAQGKIGMAIGGPFTKAGFIDPVNKDLDFGVAPLPSKGGTEHNTLGVMDVLAAFKKDGGKNKEAVKKFLDFFYQKENTSKFLKTEGFLPVTKSAGDALSADPYMKQFVDALPTSKFAPTSNPAWSAVAGAVKQDLGTAAANEDPKKVLDKIQETAEKAG; encoded by the coding sequence ATGAAACGGCACCTCATGGGCGTCGTCGCCGCGGGCCTGACCGTGGCACTCGGCGTCAGCGGCTGCGGCAAGGGCAGCTCGTCGGGAGGCGACTCCGACGGCAAGACCATCAAGTTCGTCGCCGCGATCTACGACGACAACACCAAGCCCTACTGGGACGCCCTGATCAAGGACTTCGAGGCGAAGAACTCGGGCTACAAGGTCAACCTGGAGATGGTCGACTGGACCCAGATGGACGCCAAGGTGAAGACCTACGTCCAGACCAAGCAGGTTCCGGACGTCCTCAACTACAACGCGTTCTCCGACTTCGCCCGCGACGGCCTCATCTACAAGGCCGACGAGGTGCTGTCGCCGGGCACGCTCGGCGACTTCACGCCGACCTTCGTCCAGCAGGCGCAGTACAACGGCGCGCAGTACGGCCTGCCGTTCATCTCCAGCGCCCGCCTGCTCTTCTACAACAAGGCCCTGTTCAAGAAGGCCGGCATCAGCGACCCGCCCGCCACCTGGGACGAGGTCAGGGCGGACGCGGAGAAGATCAAGAAGGCGGGCGCGACCGGGTACGGGCTGCCGCTCGGCCCCGAGGAGTCGCAGGCCGAGTTCTACTCCTGGGCGATGAACAACGGCGGCGGCTGGGTCGACGCGTCCGGCAAGTGGGCGATCAACCAGAAGGCCAACGTCGACACCCTCGCCTTCCTCAAGGACCTCAACAAGTCCGGGCTGACCCAGCCGAACCCGGAGACCACCGACCGCAAGACGGTGTTCAACCAGTTCGCGCAGGGCAAGATCGGCATGGCGATCGGCGGGCCGTTCACCAAGGCCGGGTTCATCGACCCGGTGAACAAGGACCTGGACTTCGGCGTCGCGCCGCTGCCGAGCAAGGGCGGCACCGAGCACAACACGCTCGGCGTGATGGACGTCCTCGCCGCGTTCAAGAAGGACGGCGGCAAGAACAAGGAGGCCGTCAAGAAGTTCCTCGACTTCTTCTACCAGAAGGAGAACACCTCGAAGTTCCTCAAGACCGAGGGCTTCCTTCCGGTGACGAAGTCGGCCGGTGACGCGCTCAGCGCCGACCCGTACATGAAGCAGTTCGTGGACGCGCTGCCGACGTCGAAGTTCGCGCCGACGTCCAACCCGGCGTGGTCGGCGGTCGCGGGCGCGGTCAAGCAGGACCTCGGCACCGCCGCCGCGAACGAAGACCCGAAGAAGGTCCTGGACAAGATCCAGGAGACGGCCGAGAAGGCCGGCTGA
- a CDS encoding SRPBCC family protein, with translation MKLRTGPIAGAAAGAGGALAALSARRLARRALAGLVTRLERRLDRAVRSLTAKAEQAGPLGKAALAGVKALQEGKSPFRALLSFGWTALKETLAGIFGRGRKGKLTNIVEQIDVGAPRRLVYDQWTRFQDYPSFMKKVVSVDQADEARLNWKAKIFWSARTWESTIVEQVPDEHIVWRSKGPKGYAHGSVSFHEVTPDLTRVLLVLEYHPVGLFERTGNLWRAQGRRTRLELKHFRRHVMTQALLHPDEVEGWRGEIRDGETVTNPK, from the coding sequence ATGAAACTCCGGACGGGCCCGATCGCGGGCGCGGCCGCCGGCGCCGGCGGGGCGCTGGCCGCGCTCTCGGCGCGGCGCCTGGCACGCCGTGCCTTGGCCGGGCTCGTCACCCGGCTCGAACGGCGGCTCGACCGTGCGGTCCGGAGCCTCACCGCGAAAGCGGAGCAGGCCGGCCCGCTGGGCAAGGCCGCCCTGGCCGGGGTGAAGGCGCTGCAGGAGGGCAAGTCCCCCTTCCGCGCGCTGCTGAGCTTCGGCTGGACGGCCCTGAAGGAGACCCTCGCCGGCATCTTCGGGCGGGGGCGAAAGGGGAAGCTGACCAACATCGTCGAGCAGATCGACGTGGGCGCGCCGCGCCGGCTGGTCTACGACCAGTGGACGCGGTTCCAGGACTACCCGTCCTTCATGAAGAAGGTCGTCAGCGTCGACCAGGCCGACGAGGCCAGGCTGAACTGGAAGGCCAAGATCTTCTGGTCGGCGCGGACCTGGGAGTCGACGATCGTCGAGCAGGTCCCCGACGAGCACATCGTGTGGCGTTCGAAGGGCCCCAAGGGCTACGCCCACGGGTCGGTCAGCTTCCACGAGGTGACGCCCGACCTGACCCGCGTCCTGCTCGTCCTGGAGTACCACCCCGTCGGCCTGTTCGAGCGGACGGGCAACCTCTGGCGCGCCCAGGGCCGCCGGACCCGGCTGGAACTGAAGCATTTCCGCCGCCACGTGATGACGCAGGCGCTCCTCCACCCGGACGAGGTGGAGGGCTGGCGCGGCGAGATCCGCGACGGCGAGACCGTCACCAACCCCAAGTGA
- a CDS encoding SRPBCC family protein, which yields MARANPMGKLPVGQIAKRLPIGGRKRSSGLSAITKALPGGRAIGTAGGVLLGAGAAVAASRAIAGNRGAQGSDQGDEEQPKASGAKNGAKDESEKDAKSGAKDEAKADAKKDDAKDAKDAGKDEQSDGKGKGIFGKLKNILPGGGKGKGGKGGGKKVKVTNIIEHTDIGAPARLVYDQWTQFQDYPSFMKKVISVDQADDTKLNWKAKIFWSARTWESTIVEQVPDEHIVWRSKGPKGHVDGTVSFHELSPNLTRVLVVLEYHPQGFMERTGNIWRAQGRRARLELKHFRRYVMTNSLTRADEIEGWRGEIRDSEVVRTHEEAMEEEEKTGKGGSATSKDKGSESAKDSKDSDAKASRNGRSTRSSSSGTSRNAKSEDREEEYEEAR from the coding sequence ATGGCACGCGCAAACCCGATGGGCAAGCTGCCCGTCGGACAGATCGCCAAGAGGCTGCCGATCGGTGGGCGCAAGCGCTCGTCCGGTCTGAGCGCCATCACCAAGGCCCTCCCGGGCGGCCGGGCCATCGGCACCGCCGGCGGCGTCCTGCTCGGCGCGGGCGCGGCCGTCGCGGCGAGCCGGGCCATCGCCGGCAACCGCGGCGCGCAGGGCTCCGACCAGGGCGACGAGGAGCAGCCGAAGGCCTCCGGCGCCAAGAACGGCGCCAAGGACGAGAGCGAGAAGGACGCCAAGTCCGGCGCCAAGGACGAGGCCAAGGCCGACGCCAAGAAGGACGACGCCAAGGACGCCAAGGACGCCGGCAAGGACGAGCAGTCCGACGGCAAGGGCAAGGGCATCTTCGGCAAGCTCAAGAACATCCTGCCCGGCGGCGGCAAGGGCAAGGGCGGCAAGGGCGGCGGGAAGAAGGTGAAGGTCACCAACATCATCGAGCACACCGACATCGGTGCGCCCGCCCGCCTCGTCTACGACCAGTGGACGCAGTTCCAGGACTACCCGTCCTTCATGAAGAAGGTCATCAGCGTCGACCAGGCCGACGACACCAAGCTGAACTGGAAGGCCAAGATCTTCTGGTCGGCGCGCACGTGGGAGTCGACGATCGTCGAGCAGGTCCCCGACGAGCACATCGTGTGGCGCTCGAAGGGCCCGAAGGGCCACGTGGACGGGACGGTCAGCTTCCACGAGCTGTCGCCGAACCTGACCCGCGTCCTGGTCGTCCTGGAGTACCACCCGCAGGGCTTCATGGAGCGGACCGGCAACATCTGGCGTGCCCAGGGCCGCCGCGCCCGGCTGGAACTGAAGCACTTCCGCCGGTACGTGATGACGAACTCGCTCACCCGCGCGGACGAGATCGAGGGCTGGCGCGGCGAGATCCGCGACAGTGAGGTCGTCCGGACGCACGAGGAGGCCATGGAGGAAGAGGAGAAGACCGGCAAGGGCGGCTCCGCGACCTCCAAGGACAAGGGCTCGGAGAGCGCCAAGGACTCCAAGGACTCCGACGCCAAGGCCTCCCGGAACGGCCGGAGCACCCGGAGCTCCTCCTCCGGCACCTCCCGCAACGCCAAGTCCGAGGACCGCGAGGAGGAGTACGAGGAGGCCCGCTGA
- a CDS encoding AAA family ATPase, translated as MTDEQLHGRERDLRTVEEILGRARDGHGGALVVTGEAGAGRTALLEAAARGAGTAFCVLGTTGVPGESGVAYAGLHRLLRPLAEQVARLTPAHRDALGTILHGAPRGDSFVLSTAVCELLGRVARDRPVLCWADDVHWLDARSLEVLAFAARRVADERAAVLFAARDGEPDAGALAGVRRLRLGPLAEDAGRRVLRDALGSDLDGSAGGDLIEEIVDLACGRPLAIRELAAALTPGQLSGAAPPPRALPPSSSLRALHRRRYLALPSGARRLVLMAAAEEWLGAATMARAARADGVGDGDLDAARESGLLRFEGDGVAVRDRLVRSSLWADASREERQDAHTLLAGALVQEWQRPRRLWHRAAVAGEPDDRLAAELAGAADAARRAGRYADSWRMWQRSAALTVEHGARTDRYLSAAGDAWASGRSRRARAMLRQVRPRACDGHRAARAAALRGEIDAAAGSPATAVRRLRDAAERLAGTDAQAALDALMWAAEAADAAGDRRAHLEIAERAGTLGLARTGPRTELLLAHLAGVAATIRGRYREAAERLHQAQRLGTDVADPVAQVWAALSALSLGNARRTRALTAAAVASARRAGDVPAESFALVAAGRCEVLLGHPPAPIAACHDGLRLARATHLHGHATEQLATLALTASFNGDEARTRELLEQLTGTADERGLARAGALGSWAPACLDLAADRPADAAARLRLPGGAGLAHPPARLLAVPHLVEALVRTGEHDAAAAAYEHFRRWVDGIGSPPGPEALARRCLALLAGCDGEAEEHFTEALRLHEAGDAVFELARTELLFGHRLRRGRRPRAAREHLRAALRVFERYGAAPWTAQARAELRAAGETAPRAASGFGKLTAQQAQIARMAAEGATNREIAARLLLSPRTIDHHLRNVFTRLGIRSRVELARLIR; from the coding sequence ATGACGGACGAACAGCTGCACGGGCGCGAACGCGACCTCCGGACGGTCGAGGAGATCCTCGGCCGGGCCCGGGACGGGCACGGCGGAGCCCTGGTCGTCACCGGGGAGGCCGGCGCCGGCCGCACGGCCCTCCTGGAGGCCGCCGCACGCGGCGCGGGCACGGCCTTCTGCGTGCTCGGCACGACCGGCGTCCCCGGCGAGTCCGGCGTCGCCTACGCCGGGCTCCACCGGCTGCTGCGGCCGCTGGCCGAGCAGGTCGCGCGGTTGACGCCGGCGCACCGGGACGCCCTCGGAACGATCCTGCACGGCGCGCCCCGCGGCGACTCGTTCGTGCTGTCCACGGCGGTGTGCGAGCTGCTGGGCCGGGTCGCGCGCGACAGGCCCGTGCTGTGCTGGGCCGACGACGTCCACTGGCTCGACGCCAGGTCCCTGGAGGTGCTCGCCTTCGCGGCACGGCGGGTCGCGGACGAGCGCGCGGCCGTGCTCTTCGCCGCCCGCGACGGGGAACCGGACGCCGGCGCGCTCGCCGGCGTCCGGCGGCTGCGGCTCGGCCCCCTCGCCGAGGACGCGGGCCGGCGGGTGCTGCGGGACGCCCTCGGCAGCGACCTGGACGGCTCGGCGGGCGGCGACCTGATCGAGGAGATCGTCGACCTGGCCTGCGGCCGGCCCCTGGCGATCCGCGAGCTGGCCGCCGCGCTGACCCCCGGGCAGCTGTCGGGGGCCGCGCCGCCGCCGCGGGCGCTGCCCCCGTCCAGCTCCCTGCGCGCCCTGCACCGGCGCCGCTACCTGGCGCTGCCCTCCGGGGCCCGGCGCCTCGTGCTGATGGCCGCGGCGGAGGAGTGGCTCGGCGCCGCGACGATGGCGCGGGCCGCCCGGGCGGACGGCGTCGGCGACGGCGACCTCGACGCCGCGCGCGAGTCGGGACTGCTGCGGTTCGAAGGCGACGGGGTCGCGGTCCGCGACCGGCTCGTCCGGTCCTCGCTGTGGGCGGACGCCTCGCGGGAGGAGCGGCAGGACGCCCACACGCTGCTCGCCGGCGCCCTCGTCCAGGAGTGGCAGCGGCCGCGGCGGCTCTGGCACCGCGCGGCCGTGGCGGGCGAACCCGACGACCGGCTCGCCGCCGAGCTGGCGGGGGCGGCGGACGCGGCCAGGAGGGCGGGCCGGTACGCCGACTCCTGGCGGATGTGGCAGCGTTCCGCGGCGCTGACCGTCGAGCACGGCGCGCGGACGGACCGGTACCTGTCCGCCGCCGGGGACGCCTGGGCGAGCGGGCGGTCGCGGCGGGCCCGCGCCATGCTCCGGCAGGTCCGCCCGCGCGCCTGCGACGGGCACCGCGCCGCTCGCGCCGCCGCCCTGCGCGGAGAGATCGACGCGGCGGCGGGCTCCCCCGCGACGGCGGTCCGGAGGCTGCGCGACGCGGCCGAGCGGCTCGCCGGGACCGACGCGCAGGCGGCGCTGGACGCGCTGATGTGGGCCGCCGAGGCCGCCGACGCCGCCGGCGACCGCCGCGCCCACCTGGAGATCGCCGAGCGCGCCGGCACGCTCGGCCTCGCCCGGACCGGCCCGCGCACCGAGCTGCTGCTCGCCCACCTCGCCGGGGTCGCGGCCACGATCCGCGGCCGGTACCGGGAGGCGGCCGAACGGCTCCACCAGGCCCAGCGCCTCGGCACGGACGTGGCGGACCCGGTCGCGCAGGTGTGGGCGGCGCTCTCGGCCCTCTCGCTCGGGAACGCCCGCCGCACCCGCGCGCTGACGGCCGCGGCGGTCGCCTCGGCCCGGCGGGCGGGCGACGTGCCCGCCGAGTCGTTCGCGCTGGTGGCCGCCGGGCGCTGCGAGGTCCTCCTCGGGCATCCCCCCGCACCGATCGCCGCCTGCCACGACGGCCTGCGCCTCGCCCGGGCCACCCACCTGCACGGGCACGCCACGGAGCAGCTCGCCACCCTGGCGCTCACCGCCTCCTTCAACGGAGACGAGGCCAGGACGCGCGAGCTGCTGGAGCAGCTCACCGGCACCGCCGACGAGCGCGGCCTCGCCCGCGCGGGCGCCCTCGGGTCCTGGGCGCCCGCGTGCCTCGACCTCGCCGCGGACCGGCCCGCCGACGCGGCCGCGCGGCTGCGGCTGCCGGGCGGCGCCGGGCTCGCGCATCCGCCGGCGCGGCTGCTCGCCGTCCCGCACCTGGTCGAGGCGCTGGTCCGCACCGGCGAGCACGACGCGGCGGCCGCCGCCTACGAGCACTTCCGCCGCTGGGTGGACGGGATCGGCTCACCCCCCGGACCGGAGGCGCTCGCCCGCCGCTGCCTGGCCCTGCTGGCCGGCTGCGACGGCGAGGCCGAGGAGCACTTCACCGAGGCCCTCCGCCTGCACGAGGCCGGAGACGCCGTGTTCGAGCTGGCCCGCACGGAGCTGCTGTTCGGGCACAGGCTGCGGCGCGGGCGGCGTCCCCGTGCCGCCCGCGAGCACCTGCGCGCCGCGCTGCGCGTCTTCGAGCGCTACGGCGCCGCCCCGTGGACGGCGCAGGCCCGCGCCGAGCTGCGCGCCGCCGGGGAGACCGCGCCGCGGGCGGCGAGCGGCTTCGGCAAGCTCACCGCGCAGCAGGCGCAGATCGCCCGGATGGCCGCCGAGGGGGCGACCAACCGGGAGATCGCTGCGCGCCTGCTGCTCAGCCCGCGGACGATCGACCACCATCTCCGCAACGTCTTCACCCGCCTCGGGATCCGCTCGCGCGTCGAGCTGGCCCGGCTGATCCGCTGA